One window of Corynebacterium sp. P3-F1 genomic DNA carries:
- the groL gene encoding chaperonin GroEL (60 kDa chaperone family; promotes refolding of misfolded polypeptides especially under stressful conditions; forms two stacked rings of heptamers to form a barrel-shaped 14mer; ends can be capped by GroES; misfolded proteins enter the barrel where they are refolded when GroES binds), translating to MAKLIAFDQEAREGIQRGVDVLADSVRVTLGPRGRNVVLDKAFGGPAVTNDGVTIARDIDLEDPFENLGAQLVKSVAVKTNDIAGDGTTTATLLAQALINEGLRNVAAGANPIELNKGIAAAAEKTVEELKARATEVSSSEEIANVATVSSRDEVVGQMVSGAMDKVGKDGVLTVEESQSIESYVDVTEGISFEKGFLSPYFMTDPESGQAVLEEPLVLLVRNKISSLPEFLPLLEKAVGTSRPLLIIAEDIEGEPLQTLVVNTIRGALKVVAVKSPYFGERRKAFMDDLAVVTAATVVDPEVGVNLKDAELDVLGSARRVTVTKDDTVIVDGAGTPEAVENRRQQIRREIENTDSTWDKEKAEERLAKLSGGVAVIRVGAPTETEVNERKLRVEDAINAARAAAQEGIIAGGGSALVQIAKNLETYAEEFDGEQKVGVQAVARALTKPAYWIAENAGLDGSVVVSKIAELPNGEGFNAATLEYGNLIEQGIIDPVKVTHSAVVNASSVARMVLTTEASVVEKPAEEEDEHGHSH from the coding sequence ATGGCAAAACTCATTGCATTTGACCAGGAAGCCCGCGAGGGCATCCAGCGCGGCGTCGACGTGCTCGCTGATTCCGTGCGTGTCACGCTCGGCCCACGCGGCCGCAACGTGGTCTTGGACAAGGCCTTCGGCGGTCCGGCCGTCACCAACGACGGCGTGACCATCGCTCGCGACATCGACCTTGAAGACCCCTTCGAGAATCTCGGTGCTCAGCTGGTCAAGTCCGTGGCGGTGAAGACCAACGACATCGCCGGCGATGGCACGACGACTGCGACGCTGCTCGCGCAGGCGCTCATCAACGAAGGACTGCGTAACGTCGCCGCTGGCGCCAACCCGATCGAGCTGAACAAGGGCATCGCCGCAGCTGCGGAGAAGACCGTTGAGGAGCTCAAGGCCCGTGCCACGGAAGTCTCCTCCTCCGAGGAGATCGCCAATGTCGCGACCGTTTCCTCCCGCGACGAGGTTGTCGGCCAGATGGTCTCCGGTGCCATGGACAAGGTGGGCAAGGACGGTGTCCTCACCGTCGAGGAATCCCAGTCCATCGAGTCCTATGTTGATGTCACTGAGGGCATCTCATTTGAGAAGGGCTTCCTCTCCCCGTACTTCATGACGGACCCGGAGTCCGGTCAGGCTGTGCTCGAGGAGCCGCTAGTCCTCCTCGTGCGCAACAAGATCTCCTCGCTGCCGGAATTCCTCCCGCTGCTGGAGAAGGCCGTGGGCACCTCCCGCCCGCTGCTGATCATCGCCGAGGACATCGAGGGCGAGCCGCTGCAGACCCTCGTGGTCAACACCATTCGTGGTGCTCTGAAGGTCGTCGCGGTGAAGTCGCCGTACTTCGGCGAGCGTCGTAAAGCATTCATGGACGACCTGGCAGTCGTGACCGCCGCAACGGTCGTTGACCCCGAGGTTGGCGTGAACCTGAAGGACGCTGAGCTGGACGTGCTGGGTAGCGCCCGCCGCGTCACAGTGACCAAGGACGACACCGTCATCGTCGACGGTGCCGGCACGCCTGAGGCGGTGGAGAACCGCCGCCAGCAGATCCGCCGCGAGATCGAGAACACCGACTCCACCTGGGATAAGGAGAAGGCCGAGGAGCGCCTGGCCAAGCTCTCCGGCGGTGTCGCTGTCATCCGCGTCGGCGCTCCGACCGAGACCGAGGTCAACGAGCGCAAGCTGCGCGTCGAGGATGCCATCAACGCCGCGCGTGCTGCGGCGCAGGAAGGCATCATCGCTGGCGGCGGCTCCGCTCTGGTCCAGATTGCGAAGAATCTGGAGACCTACGCCGAGGAATTCGACGGCGAGCAGAAAGTTGGCGTGCAGGCCGTTGCCCGCGCACTGACCAAGCCCGCCTACTGGATCGCCGAGAACGCGGGCCTGGACGGCTCCGTGGTGGTGTCCAAGATTGCGGAGCTGCCCAACGGTGAAGGCTTCAACGCCGCCACCCTCGAGTACGGCAACCTCATTGAGCAGGGCATCATCGACCCGGTGAAGGTCACCCACTCCGCAGTGGTCAACGCCTCCTCTGTCGCCCGCATGGTACTCACGACGGAAGCATCTGTCGTGGAGAAGCCAGCGGAGGAAGAAGACGAGCACGGCCACAGCCACTAG
- a CDS encoding WhiB family transcriptional regulator, translating into MSMPQQLPGPNADFWDWQLHGACRGEASDVFYHPDGERGRARTNRENRAKAICFGCPVLEQCRAHALAVAEPYGIWGGMSESERQAALRGNVNRRAKTKVAAV; encoded by the coding sequence ATGTCCATGCCGCAGCAGCTGCCCGGACCGAACGCCGATTTCTGGGATTGGCAGCTCCACGGGGCTTGCCGCGGCGAGGCCTCCGATGTCTTTTACCACCCTGACGGTGAGCGCGGACGCGCACGCACCAACCGGGAGAACCGCGCCAAGGCGATCTGCTTCGGCTGCCCCGTGCTCGAGCAGTGTCGTGCCCACGCTCTCGCTGTCGCCGAGCCATACGGCATCTGGGGCGGAATGAGCGAATCCGAGCGCCAGGCTGCGCTCCGCGGCAATGTCAATCGTCGCGCCAAGACGAAGGTCGCCGCCGTTTAG
- a CDS encoding sigma-70 family RNA polymerase sigma factor, with protein sequence MAASEADDRLAELVPLAQNGDQRALREIIKVIHPVVLRYARARISGGRTPTAEDVAQEICLAVATSVGKYQDKGKPFMAFVYGIAFNKVTDAHRALSRDKSSPTDEVPDHEFLGGTPEDAAMVEAGSNRVRELLDLLSERAREIVVLRVFVGLSAEETAKITGSTAGAVRVAQHRALATMRKAVEEEQQRQREKLS encoded by the coding sequence GTGGCCGCATCCGAAGCCGACGATCGCCTAGCGGAACTCGTTCCCCTCGCGCAGAACGGTGATCAGCGCGCCCTCAGGGAGATCATCAAGGTCATCCACCCGGTGGTTCTCCGTTACGCCCGCGCACGCATCAGTGGAGGCAGGACACCCACTGCCGAGGATGTCGCGCAGGAGATCTGCTTGGCAGTTGCCACATCTGTCGGGAAGTACCAGGACAAAGGCAAGCCGTTCATGGCTTTTGTGTACGGCATCGCTTTCAACAAGGTGACTGATGCGCACAGAGCGCTTTCCCGGGACAAGTCCAGCCCCACCGATGAGGTCCCGGACCACGAGTTTCTCGGAGGTACGCCCGAAGATGCCGCAATGGTGGAAGCGGGAAGTAACAGAGTGCGAGAGTTGCTCGATCTGTTGAGTGAGAGGGCGAGAGAGATCGTCGTGCTGCGTGTCTTCGTCGGGTTGTCCGCCGAAGAAACAGCAAAGATCACCGGCAGTACCGCAGGTGCGGTGCGTGTCGCTCAGCATCGTGCTCTCGCAACGATGCGGAAAGCCGTCGAAGAAGAGCAGCAGCGGCAGCGTGAGAAGCTGAGCTGA
- a CDS encoding DUF5319 domain-containing protein yields MNFDSMMPRDPFADDPNDPASFIEDDEVVEPLSPEERQGVIRDLAQTREFKHVLEPRGILGIHFLCEDCDEVHYYDWDIMITNMIASLQGELPPVHEPSAEPNPRAYVPWDYALGYLDGLDAR; encoded by the coding sequence GTGAATTTTGACTCGATGATGCCGCGCGACCCGTTCGCTGACGATCCCAACGATCCCGCATCCTTCATCGAAGACGACGAGGTCGTGGAGCCGCTCAGCCCGGAAGAACGCCAAGGGGTCATCCGCGACCTCGCCCAGACCCGCGAATTCAAGCACGTGCTGGAGCCGCGCGGAATTCTAGGCATCCACTTCTTGTGCGAAGACTGCGATGAGGTCCACTACTACGACTGGGACATCATGATCACCAACATGATTGCCAGCTTGCAGGGCGAGTTGCCGCCAGTACATGAACCGAGTGCCGAGCCCAATCCGCGCGCGTACGTGCCCTGGGATTACGCGTTGGGCTACCTCGACGGACTCGACGCCCGCTAA
- the guaB gene encoding IMP dehydrogenase: MSSERIHTGGDDPNKVAFRGLTFDDVLLLPAESHIVPSEVDTSTLFSRNIRLGIPVASAAMDTVTESRMAIAMARQGGIGVLHRNLSAQDQAEHVDVVKRSESGMVTDPVTASPDMTLNDVDALCARFRISGLPVVDDNGVLTGIITNRDMRFERDFNRPVSEVMTPMPLVVAQDGVSKEEALNLLSANKVEKLPIVDDAGKLTGLITVKDFVKTEQFPNASKDAEGRLLVAAGIGTGEDSYERAGLLVEAGVDALIVDSAHAHNNRVLEMVSRVQRDFGDRIDVIGGNLATREAAQAMIDAGADGIKVGIGPGSICTTRVVAGVGAPQITAILEASVPAHKAGIPVIADGGMQHSGDVAKALAAGASSVMLGSMLAGTAEAPGDIVVVGGKQYKRYRGMGSMGAMQGRGLTGEKRSFSKDRYFQADVTSEDKLVPEGIEGRVPYRGEIDSITHQIVGGLRAAMGYTGSGSIEELQTKQFVQITTAGLRESHPHDITQTVEAPNYRG, from the coding sequence ATGTCCAGCGAGCGAATCCATACCGGCGGAGACGATCCGAACAAGGTCGCGTTCCGCGGCCTGACCTTCGATGATGTCCTCCTTCTTCCGGCTGAATCCCACATTGTGCCCAGTGAGGTGGACACGTCGACGCTGTTCAGCCGAAACATTCGCCTGGGCATCCCTGTGGCATCCGCGGCGATGGACACCGTGACTGAGTCCCGCATGGCCATCGCGATGGCGCGCCAAGGCGGCATCGGCGTTCTGCACCGCAACCTCTCCGCGCAGGACCAGGCAGAGCACGTCGACGTGGTCAAGCGCTCGGAGTCGGGCATGGTCACCGACCCTGTCACGGCATCGCCGGACATGACGCTTAACGACGTCGATGCCTTGTGCGCCCGCTTCCGCATTTCCGGCTTGCCGGTCGTGGATGACAACGGTGTTCTCACCGGCATCATCACTAACCGCGACATGCGCTTCGAGCGGGACTTCAACCGTCCCGTTTCCGAGGTCATGACGCCGATGCCGCTAGTCGTCGCCCAGGACGGCGTGTCCAAGGAAGAGGCGCTGAACCTTTTGTCCGCCAACAAGGTGGAGAAGCTGCCGATCGTCGACGACGCCGGCAAGCTCACCGGCCTGATCACGGTCAAGGACTTTGTGAAGACGGAGCAGTTCCCGAATGCGTCCAAGGACGCGGAGGGCCGCCTGCTCGTCGCCGCCGGCATCGGCACTGGCGAGGATTCCTACGAGCGCGCCGGCCTTCTCGTCGAAGCGGGCGTCGACGCCTTGATCGTGGACTCTGCACACGCACACAACAACCGCGTCCTGGAAATGGTCAGCCGCGTCCAGCGCGACTTCGGCGACCGCATCGATGTCATCGGCGGCAACTTGGCTACCCGCGAGGCCGCACAGGCAATGATCGACGCGGGTGCGGACGGCATCAAGGTCGGTATCGGCCCCGGCTCCATTTGCACCACCCGCGTCGTCGCCGGTGTGGGTGCTCCGCAGATCACCGCGATCCTCGAAGCGTCCGTTCCGGCCCACAAGGCAGGCATCCCGGTCATCGCCGACGGCGGCATGCAGCACTCCGGCGACGTGGCCAAGGCCCTTGCCGCCGGTGCATCGTCCGTGATGCTCGGCTCCATGCTGGCAGGTACCGCCGAGGCCCCCGGCGACATCGTCGTCGTCGGCGGCAAGCAGTATAAGCGCTACCGCGGCATGGGCTCCATGGGTGCGATGCAGGGTCGCGGCCTGACAGGGGAGAAGCGCTCCTTCTCCAAGGACCGCTACTTCCAGGCGGATGTCACCAGCGAAGACAAACTCGTGCCGGAAGGCATTGAAGGCCGCGTGCCCTACCGCGGCGAGATCGACTCGATCACCCACCAGATCGTCGGCGGTCTCCGCGCGGCCATGGGCTACACCGGCTCCGGCTCGATCGAGGAGCTGCAGACGAAGCAGTTCGTCCAGATCACCACTGCCGGCCTGCGCGAGTCCCACCCGCACGACATCACCCAGACCGTCGAAGCACCGAACTACAGGGGTTAA
- a CDS encoding GuaB3 family IMP dehydrogenase-related protein, which yields MRDYVEIGIGREARRAYQLNDISIVPSRRTRSSKDVDLSWHIDAYTFDVPFVSHPTDSLASPEFVIEMGKQGGLGVINAEGLWGRHADLDGAIAKVVTARLDTDRAKEASSAEDNAVKTLQELHAAPLDHDLLSERIAQVRDSGVTVAVRVSPQHARELAPVVIKAGAEILFIQGEIISAEHVREGGEPLNLKEFIGSLDVPVIAGGVADYSTALHLMRSGAAGIIVGQGVTTSDSALGIRSHMATQIADAAAARREYLDETEGRYVHIIADGGVKTSGDIARSVACGADAVMLGPALASAAEAAGYGYYWQSQTAHPRFPRGLVERFGGGFSFGWGLDDADAAHAVLEQLRAGSPSLETILHGPSTSTRGGHNLAGGLRRVMAKCGYTDIKSFQKVSITVMR from the coding sequence ATGCGCGATTACGTTGAGATCGGCATCGGCCGCGAAGCCCGCCGCGCGTACCAACTGAATGACATCAGTATTGTCCCCTCGCGGCGCACGCGTTCCTCGAAGGACGTGGACTTGAGCTGGCATATCGACGCTTACACGTTCGATGTCCCTTTCGTCTCCCACCCGACGGACTCGCTGGCCAGCCCGGAATTCGTCATCGAGATGGGCAAGCAAGGTGGCCTCGGCGTGATCAACGCCGAAGGATTGTGGGGCCGCCATGCGGATCTCGACGGTGCCATTGCCAAGGTGGTCACTGCACGGCTCGATACAGATCGCGCCAAGGAGGCGTCGTCTGCCGAAGATAATGCTGTGAAGACGCTCCAGGAGCTCCACGCTGCTCCGCTCGACCACGACTTGCTCTCCGAGCGCATCGCTCAGGTCCGCGATTCCGGCGTCACCGTGGCCGTTCGCGTGAGCCCGCAGCACGCGCGCGAGCTGGCGCCGGTTGTGATCAAGGCAGGTGCCGAAATCCTGTTCATCCAGGGCGAGATCATTTCCGCCGAGCACGTCCGGGAAGGCGGGGAGCCCCTCAACCTGAAGGAGTTCATCGGCTCCCTCGACGTTCCCGTCATCGCCGGCGGCGTGGCCGACTACTCCACTGCGCTGCACCTGATGCGTTCCGGTGCCGCCGGCATCATCGTCGGCCAGGGCGTGACCACCTCGGATTCCGCACTGGGGATCCGTTCCCACATGGCCACTCAAATCGCCGATGCCGCGGCCGCGCGCCGCGAGTACCTCGACGAGACCGAGGGGCGCTACGTGCACATCATCGCCGACGGCGGTGTCAAGACCAGCGGCGATATCGCCCGTTCAGTCGCTTGCGGCGCCGACGCGGTGATGCTCGGACCGGCTTTGGCCTCCGCGGCCGAAGCAGCCGGATACGGCTACTACTGGCAGTCGCAGACTGCGCATCCGCGCTTCCCGCGTGGTCTCGTCGAGCGTTTCGGCGGCGGCTTCTCCTTCGGCTGGGGCCTCGACGACGCGGATGCGGCTCATGCTGTGCTGGAGCAGCTCCGGGCCGGCAGCCCCAGCCTGGAAACCATCCTGCACGGCCCCAGCACCAGCACTCGGGGCGGCCACAATCTCGCCGGCGGCCTACGCCGGGTGATGGCCAAGTGCGGCTATACCGACATCAAGAGCTTCCAGAAGGTGAGCATTACCGTCATGCGTTAA
- a CDS encoding metal ABC transporter substrate-binding protein, which yields MARLTRISIRAATLGLSALLAACSTTDTGATDEKPVVLTTFTVIQDIAQNVAGDHLTVESLTKPGAEIHGYEPTPGDIQRASDADLILDNGLNLESWFDQFVQDVDAPHATVSDGVDPIDITEDEAAGKPNPHAWMSPVVVKTYVDNMVKAFSDLDPDHAEDFKANGEAYKEELDKVQNGMVEELSDLPEQHRALVTCEGAFSYMARDAGLEERFIWAVNSENQATPQQISRAIEFVKENEVPAVFCESTVSKNPMMQVVDATDARFGGILYVDSLSEHDGPVPTYLELIEHDADVITNALTGRK from the coding sequence ATGGCACGGCTTACGCGTATCTCCATACGGGCGGCTACGTTGGGTCTCTCCGCATTGCTGGCAGCTTGCTCCACCACAGACACTGGCGCCACCGACGAAAAACCGGTTGTACTGACAACCTTCACTGTCATTCAGGACATTGCCCAGAATGTCGCGGGGGACCATCTCACCGTCGAGTCGCTGACTAAGCCCGGTGCGGAGATCCACGGGTATGAACCAACGCCTGGCGACATCCAGCGCGCCTCAGACGCCGACCTCATCCTCGACAACGGACTGAATCTTGAAAGCTGGTTCGATCAGTTCGTTCAGGATGTCGATGCCCCGCATGCGACTGTCTCCGACGGTGTCGACCCGATCGACATCACCGAGGACGAAGCAGCTGGCAAGCCCAATCCGCATGCGTGGATGAGTCCGGTAGTGGTGAAGACCTACGTGGACAATATGGTCAAAGCCTTCAGCGACCTCGATCCGGATCATGCCGAAGACTTCAAGGCCAACGGCGAGGCCTACAAGGAGGAGCTGGACAAGGTGCAGAACGGCATGGTCGAAGAGCTCTCCGACCTGCCAGAACAGCACCGGGCGCTGGTGACCTGTGAAGGGGCTTTCTCCTACATGGCCCGCGACGCGGGCCTGGAGGAGCGCTTCATCTGGGCGGTCAACTCCGAGAACCAGGCAACACCGCAGCAGATATCGCGGGCCATCGAATTCGTCAAAGAGAACGAAGTGCCCGCAGTGTTCTGCGAGTCCACCGTGAGCAAGAACCCGATGATGCAGGTTGTCGACGCCACTGACGCACGGTTCGGCGGCATTCTCTACGTCGACTCCCTGTCTGAACACGATGGGCCGGTGCCGACCTACCTCGAGCTGATTGAGCACGACGCGGACGTGATCACGAACGCCCTGACCGGGAGGAAATAA
- a CDS encoding metal ABC transporter ATP-binding protein: MQPAISVHNVTVRYGDVLALDDASLELYAGRVCGLVGMNGSGKSTLFKVIMGQIRPDSGTVRVEGDDPSVARIDGALGYVPQREAIDFDFPVTVGEVVMMGRYGKMGWTRRPGTADHDAVAHALERVELTEYAHRQIGQLSGGQRKRAFVARAIAQEARIMLLDEPFAGVDKRTEATITRLLRELADAGTTVFVSTHDLQALPGLADEAMLLMRSVLMHGDPHEVLQPNNLAKAFGMDVMNR, translated from the coding sequence ATGCAGCCCGCCATTTCAGTGCACAACGTCACCGTGCGGTACGGTGACGTGCTCGCCCTCGACGACGCATCGCTTGAGCTGTACGCAGGGCGCGTTTGCGGGCTCGTGGGCATGAACGGCTCCGGCAAATCAACGCTGTTCAAAGTTATTATGGGCCAAATCCGCCCAGATTCTGGCACCGTGCGCGTCGAAGGAGACGATCCGTCGGTCGCACGTATTGACGGCGCGCTCGGGTATGTCCCACAACGCGAAGCGATCGACTTCGACTTCCCTGTCACGGTTGGGGAAGTGGTCATGATGGGCCGGTACGGAAAAATGGGGTGGACGCGGCGGCCAGGCACCGCCGACCACGACGCTGTCGCCCACGCGCTCGAACGCGTTGAGCTCACGGAGTACGCGCACCGCCAGATTGGCCAACTCTCGGGAGGACAGCGCAAGCGGGCCTTCGTCGCCAGGGCAATCGCGCAAGAAGCGCGGATCATGCTTCTCGACGAGCCGTTCGCGGGCGTCGATAAGCGAACTGAGGCAACGATCACCCGGTTGCTCCGAGAACTCGCTGATGCCGGGACCACCGTCTTCGTTTCTACCCACGACCTGCAGGCTCTGCCGGGGCTCGCCGATGAAGCAATGCTGCTCATGCGGTCCGTGCTCATGCATGGAGACCCCCACGAGGTGCTGCAACCGAATAACCTCGCGAAAGCTTTTGGAATGGATGTGATGAACCGATGA
- a CDS encoding metal ABC transporter permease, translating to MISWLTDPFAYDFMVRALATTLISSIVCALLSCWLVLVGWSLMGDAVSHAVFPGVVLAYIAGVPFAVGAVIFGFVAVGLIGLVRDTSRVKEDAAIGIVFTTLFAIGLVLVSVTPSQTDLNHIIFGNLLGVSKAELLQIVVLGVLVFAVLVLKRKDFVLFAFDPVHAHAIGMNPKLIGAGLLALLALTCVVGLQAVGVILVVAMLIIPGATAYLLTNRFWHMLIIAPSIAALCAVVGLYASYYLDASPGGLVVVAQGTAFMLVYLFSPLQGIVVTRWRSAQRRQETQTERPSQTGPAIQVG from the coding sequence ATGATTTCTTGGCTGACTGATCCGTTCGCCTACGACTTCATGGTCCGTGCGCTGGCGACGACGCTGATTTCTTCGATCGTGTGCGCGCTGCTGTCGTGCTGGCTCGTGCTCGTGGGCTGGTCTCTCATGGGCGATGCCGTCTCGCACGCGGTGTTTCCTGGCGTTGTGCTCGCCTACATCGCGGGAGTGCCGTTCGCCGTGGGTGCCGTCATCTTTGGCTTCGTTGCGGTCGGGCTGATCGGGCTTGTGCGTGACACATCAAGGGTGAAAGAAGACGCGGCGATCGGCATCGTCTTCACCACATTATTTGCCATTGGGCTGGTGCTTGTCTCCGTCACGCCGTCGCAGACTGACCTGAACCACATCATTTTCGGCAACCTGCTCGGGGTATCCAAGGCAGAGCTATTGCAGATTGTGGTTCTCGGTGTGCTGGTATTCGCCGTGCTCGTGCTCAAGCGCAAAGATTTTGTCCTCTTCGCCTTCGACCCGGTCCACGCGCACGCCATCGGGATGAACCCGAAGCTCATTGGGGCGGGGCTGCTTGCGTTGCTCGCTCTCACGTGCGTGGTGGGGTTGCAGGCTGTCGGCGTGATTTTGGTGGTGGCGATGCTGATCATCCCCGGTGCCACCGCGTACCTGCTGACCAATCGCTTCTGGCACATGCTCATCATCGCCCCGTCGATCGCGGCGCTGTGCGCAGTCGTCGGACTCTATGCCAGCTACTACCTCGACGCCTCCCCGGGCGGGTTGGTAGTCGTGGCGCAAGGGACGGCGTTCATGCTCGTTTACCTGTTCAGCCCGTTGCAGGGCATCGTGGTTACTCGCTGGAGGTCGGCGCAGCGCCGGCAGGAGACACAAACAGAGCGTCCGTCGCAGACCGGCCCAGCGATACAGGTTGGGTAG
- a CDS encoding metal-dependent transcriptional regulator translates to MSEPQSVDDLSTSTQNYLKAIWSLTEWSADPVTASSVAKVTGLRMSSVSDAVRKLASQGLLTHAPYGSVELTKQGRVFAIEMIRRHRLIETFLVESLGYRWDQVHDEAEHLEHAVSDFMVERLDEFLGYPTRDPHGDPIPSADGAVRNLDARSLTEVGAGHRVVIERISDSDPELLKYFDKNGLVVGASLDVAEGAPFSEALDIRLVGATQPVSLGRSATDALFVSPAGAAPTSSE, encoded by the coding sequence ATGTCAGAGCCCCAATCCGTCGATGATCTGTCTACCTCCACGCAGAATTACCTGAAGGCGATCTGGAGCCTGACGGAGTGGTCAGCTGACCCGGTGACGGCCTCGTCTGTGGCAAAGGTGACCGGCCTGCGCATGTCCTCCGTTTCAGACGCGGTGCGCAAGTTGGCGTCCCAGGGTCTGCTCACCCACGCTCCGTACGGCTCGGTAGAGCTGACAAAGCAGGGTCGAGTCTTTGCCATCGAGATGATCAGACGCCACCGCCTCATCGAGACGTTCCTGGTAGAAAGCCTTGGCTACAGGTGGGATCAGGTGCACGACGAGGCGGAGCACCTCGAGCACGCCGTCTCTGACTTCATGGTTGAACGCCTCGACGAGTTCCTTGGCTACCCCACCCGCGACCCGCACGGTGACCCAATTCCTTCAGCTGACGGTGCGGTGCGCAATTTGGACGCGCGATCCCTCACCGAGGTCGGCGCTGGGCACCGCGTGGTCATTGAACGAATCTCTGACTCGGACCCCGAGTTGCTGAAGTACTTCGACAAAAACGGACTCGTCGTTGGTGCCTCGCTCGATGTTGCGGAGGGCGCGCCATTCTCCGAAGCGCTGGATATCCGCCTCGTCGGCGCTACCCAACCTGTATCGCTGGGCCGGTCTGCGACGGACGCTCTGTTTGTGTCTCCTGCCGGCGCTGCGCCGACCTCCAGCGAGTAA
- the guaA gene encoding glutamine-hydrolyzing GMP synthase: MVVDFGAQYAQLIARRVREARIYSEVVPHTITAEELKAKDPVALVLSGGPSSVYEDGAPQLDPQIFELGLPTFGICYGFQVMTQALGGTVAKTGSREYGRTNMNVRGGVLHNGLQANHPVWMSHGDSVTEAPEGFEVTASSEGAPVAAFENTGKCMAGVQYHPEVMHSPHGQEVLTRFLTEIAGLEQTWTASNIADQLIDAIAEQVGPDGRAICGLSGGVDSAVAAALVQRAIGDRLTCVFVDHGLLRQGEREQVETDFVAATGAKLVTVDEREAFLGKLAGVTEPEAKRKAIGAEFIRSFERAVAGVLTESGDDAPVDFLVQGTLYPDVVESGGGSGTANIKSHHNVGGLPDDVEFELVEPLRLLFKDEVRAVGRELGLPEVIVNRQPFPGPGLGIRIIGEVTEERLETLRAADAIAREELTKAGLDDQIWQCPVVLLADVRSVGVQGDGRTYGHPIVLRPVASEDAMTADWVRVPYEVLETISTRITNEVEDVNRVVLDITSKPPATIEWE, translated from the coding sequence TTGGTCGTAGACTTCGGTGCGCAATACGCGCAGCTCATTGCCCGCCGCGTGCGCGAGGCGCGGATCTACTCGGAGGTCGTGCCCCACACGATCACGGCTGAGGAACTCAAAGCGAAGGACCCGGTCGCGCTCGTGCTCTCCGGTGGCCCGTCGTCCGTGTACGAAGACGGCGCCCCGCAGCTCGACCCGCAGATCTTCGAGCTGGGTCTGCCGACCTTCGGCATTTGCTACGGCTTCCAGGTGATGACGCAGGCGCTCGGCGGCACCGTAGCTAAGACCGGTTCCCGCGAGTACGGCCGCACCAACATGAATGTCCGCGGCGGCGTGCTCCACAACGGTCTGCAGGCCAACCACCCGGTGTGGATGAGCCACGGCGATTCCGTGACTGAGGCCCCGGAGGGCTTCGAGGTCACGGCATCGTCGGAGGGCGCACCGGTCGCCGCGTTCGAGAACACCGGGAAGTGCATGGCGGGCGTTCAGTACCACCCGGAGGTCATGCATTCGCCGCACGGCCAGGAGGTGCTCACGCGCTTCCTCACCGAGATCGCCGGCCTCGAGCAGACGTGGACTGCGTCGAATATTGCGGACCAGCTTATCGACGCAATCGCGGAGCAGGTCGGCCCCGATGGCCGTGCCATTTGCGGTCTGTCCGGCGGCGTGGACTCCGCTGTCGCCGCAGCCCTCGTGCAGCGCGCGATCGGGGACCGCCTCACTTGCGTCTTTGTCGACCACGGTCTGCTGCGCCAAGGCGAGCGCGAGCAGGTGGAGACTGATTTCGTCGCCGCCACCGGAGCCAAGCTGGTCACCGTCGACGAGCGTGAAGCCTTCCTGGGCAAGCTCGCCGGGGTGACCGAGCCGGAGGCGAAGCGCAAGGCGATCGGTGCTGAGTTCATCCGCTCTTTCGAGCGCGCAGTCGCCGGTGTCCTCACCGAGTCCGGCGACGATGCCCCTGTCGACTTCCTGGTGCAGGGCACCCTGTACCCGGATGTAGTGGAATCCGGCGGAGGCTCCGGCACCGCCAACATCAAGAGCCACCACAACGTCGGCGGCCTGCCCGACGACGTGGAGTTCGAGCTCGTCGAGCCGCTGCGCCTGCTGTTCAAGGACGAGGTGCGCGCGGTGGGCCGGGAGCTCGGGCTGCCCGAGGTGATTGTGAACCGCCAGCCGTTCCCGGGCCCGGGCCTGGGCATCCGCATCATCGGCGAGGTCACCGAGGAGCGTCTGGAAACCCTGCGCGCCGCCGACGCGATCGCGCGGGAGGAGCTGACCAAGGCCGGTCTCGACGACCAGATCTGGCAGTGCCCGGTCGTGCTGCTCGCTGATGTCCGCTCCGTCGGTGTCCAAGGCGACGGCCGCACCTACGGCCACCCGATCGTCCTGCGCCCTGTCGCCTCCGAGGACGCCATGACCGCCGATTGGGTCCGCGTCCCCTACGAGGTGCTGGAGACTATTTCCACCCGCATCACCAACGAGGTGGAGGACGTCAACCGCGTGGTGCTGGACATCACGTCCAAGCCGCCGGCCACCATCGAGTGGGAGTAG